AAAGATACCATTGATAACGAGGATAACTCTTTAAAGAGTTATCTCCCGTTATCAACGGTAAATCATCTTAATAAAAAAAGAATAAAAATTATTAATAAAACGGTCAACGTTATTTAGGCATTGACTAATCAGAAATCACAATTCACAACTCACAAATCACAAATTGACCTAAAACACCCGAAACGCTGGAATAATGGAACATTGAAACCCTGGAACGCTGGAACCTCATTATTGGGAAATCGAAAATCACTGAAAATTTCCTATTTCCAATTTCCAATTTCCTGTAAGTGAGCACTCTATAAATCGGAAATTCTAATTAATAGGAAATGGGAAATCGGAAATCCTCATTAATGGGAAATCGGAAATCGGAAATCCTTGGAACTCTGGAACCCTGGAACGCTGGAACTTTGGAACATTGGAACACTGGAACACGATGCCATTGTCCTTAATCCCATTACGAAAAATTGAATTGGTATGTGATCATCGTTTCTTTTGTCCTTCATACCCTGACTGTTAAATGAAGTATTATTGCTATTCGCTACATGCCCCTCGCAATTTTTCCTTCACCTTTCTTTGAGTTGAGAGCATAAGCACAGGATGTTTAGAACTGAAAAATGTAAATCAATTCCGGTTTCTTAGAGAGCTGTTCTTCGGGCAGACTAACAATCCGGAAAAGAAACGGATTCCGTTAAAACGTCATGGTAAATACTGTCTCCTTTCCGGGAGTACTTGAGGCCGTTATGGTTCCATTATGCAAACGGATGATCTGGCGGGAAAGACTTAGGCCGATACCCGATCCGCTTGGCTTTGTAGTGAAAAACGGAATAAAAATTTTGTCAATTACATCAGGAAGAATGCCCTGCCCGTTGTCATAAACCTGTAAGGTTGCTCGCCCCCGCTTGTTCAGGAATGCCTTCAGCTCAATCACAGGATCTTTCCTGCCTTCCAGGGCATGCATAGAATTCTTGATCAGGTTGAGAAGCACCTGCTCGATGAGTTGCTCATCCACGGAAATTTCAAGATCATGCGGCTCAACAGACATGATAAAACGGATCCCGTTTTTCTTCATTTCTTCTTCAAGCAACAGGCTGATATGGCTGAACAGATCGTGCACCTTTAAAATCCTGAAATTGGGCTGAGGAATCCGGGTAAGGTTTCTGTAGGTATTGACAAAGTGCAAAAGCCCCGTACTCCGCTTGTTAATTGTCTGCAATGCCTGCTGAATCTCATTAACGGTATCCATATCCACCACCAGATTGCCGCTCTTGTTTTCCCCTATAATATCCTTGAGCATGATGTCGAGAGTGGACGAAAGGGATGCAATGGGAGTGATGGAATTCATAATTTCATGGGTCAGCACCCTGATCAGTTTTTGCCAGGCTTCTGTTTCCTGCTCTTCCAGAACACTCTGGATGTTTTTAATGGCTACCAGCACAATCTCCTTGTCTTTTATTCTGAGCTCCGTTGCGTTGATGCTGAGCTGAAGAAGGTCTTCATAATCCTGTACTTTCACCAGGCGGTTTTCTCCCGGCTGAATGGACAGAAGAGTCTGGACAAGTTCCTTGCTCAGGGGTTCCAGAAGATGGATGTTTTTGAGGGTAGCAACCTGAAAGAGTTTCTTGGCGGCCTTGTTGACCAGTTCAACACTGCCATCGCGCTGAAAAGCTATTATGCTGACGTCAATATTCTGCACAATGCTCTGCAGATAATGAAAATGCTCCTCTTTTTCTGACCGTACTGCCTGAAAATCCTTTATGACATCATTGAAAGCCTTCGCCAGTTCATTGAATGATTCGCCCATTCCCTCGATGCGGAATGAACGGTTAAACTCAGCATAACGGATGGA
This window of the Bacteroidales bacterium genome carries:
- a CDS encoding ATP-binding protein codes for the protein MVYKKFRTNVLIRVIVLSATIFLFFYSLETRFYLTPVLIGIVIVMQIVWLFRYTDRTNRELAGFLESIRYAEFNRSFRIEGMGESFNELAKAFNDVIKDFQAVRSEKEEHFHYLQSIVQNIDVSIIAFQRDGSVELVNKAAKKLFQVATLKNIHLLEPLSKELVQTLLSIQPGENRLVKVQDYEDLLQLSINATELRIKDKEIVLVAIKNIQSVLEEQETEAWQKLIRVLTHEIMNSITPIASLSSTLDIMLKDIIGENKSGNLVVDMDTVNEIQQALQTINKRSTGLLHFVNTYRNLTRIPQPNFRILKVHDLFSHISLLLEEEMKKNGIRFIMSVEPHDLEISVDEQLIEQVLLNLIKNSMHALEGRKDPVIELKAFLNKRGRATLQVYDNGQGILPDVIDKIFIPFFTTKPSGSGIGLSLSRQIIRLHNGTITASSTPGKETVFTMTF